In a single window of the Cryomorphaceae bacterium 1068 genome:
- the tatA gene encoding twin-arginine translocase TatA/TatE family subunit, with the protein MPGYGSIILIVLAILLLFGGKKIPELMKGLGRGMKEFKDATKEDGSGEASDSNKDSK; encoded by the coding sequence ATGCCCGGATATGGCTCAATCATTCTGATTGTGTTAGCGATTTTACTCCTATTCGGTGGCAAAAAAATCCCTGAATTAATGAAGGGACTTGGTCGCGGAATGAAAGAATTCAAAGACGCTACCAAAGAAGATGGTTCCGGTGAAGCCTCCGATTCCAATAAAGACTCAAAGTAA